From a region of the Arachis ipaensis cultivar K30076 chromosome B09, Araip1.1, whole genome shotgun sequence genome:
- the LOC107617152 gene encoding stem-specific protein TSJT1 → MLAVFEKSVAKSPEALQSPQSNSVSSLKDGFLAQHFSSVHPGSVTVNLGSSGLLAYSLERQNPLLPRLFAVVDDIFCLFQGHLENVAHLKQQYGLNKTANEVIIVIEAYRTLRDRGPYPAAQVVRDFQGKFAFILFDSGSKTAFIAADADGCVPFYWGADADGNLVLADEKEVVTKSCGTSSAPFPKGFFFTTSGGLSSFEHPLNEVKPVPRVDSSGQVCGATFKVDEAKKESTGMSRVGSAANWSNNI, encoded by the exons ATGCTGGCGGTTTTTGAGAAGTCGGTGGCGAAGAGCCCAGAGGCTCTGCAGAGTCCTCAGTCAAACTCTGTTTCATCACTGAAAGATGGGTTTTTGGCGCAGCACTTCTCATCTGTTCATCCTGGCTCCGTTACCGTCAATCTTGGCTCTTCAGGTCTCTTGGCCTATTCTCTTGAGAGACAGAACCCCCTTCTCCCAAG GCTATTTGCGGTTGTGGATGACATCTTCTGCTTGTTTCAAGGCCACCTTGAGAATGTTGCTCATCTGAAGCAGCAATATGGATTGAATAAAACGGCAAATGAGGTGATCATTGTCATAGAGGCATACAGAACTCTCAGAGATCGTGGTCCCTATCCTGCTGCTCAGGTCGTGAGAGATTTCCAAGGCAAATTTGCGTTTATTCTGTTTGACAGTGGTTCTAAAACCGCATTTATTGCTGCA GATGCTGATGGGTGTGTTCCCTTCTATTGGGGAGCTGATGCCGATGGAAATCTTGTTCTTGCAGACGAGAAAGAGGTTGTAACTAAGAGCTGTGGGACATCTTCTGCACCATTCCCTAAAG GATTCTTCTTTACAACATCCGGAGGTTTGAGCAGTTTTGAGCATCCACTTAATGAGGTGAAGCCTGTCCCAAGAGTTGACAGTTCCGGTCAGGTGTGTGGTGCAACTTTCAAGGTGGATGAGGCTAAGAAGGAATCAACTGGCATGTCAAGGGTTGGGAGTGCTGCTAACTGGTCGAATAATATCTAA
- the LOC107617155 gene encoding meiotic recombination protein DMC1 homolog, producing MLAAITNFSLSFPALYIYWDLHLFDKRFKISHTVLSLRNIQISPPKISFLHQTKMLAALKAEESSGQLQLVEREDEDDDDLFEAIDKLISQGINAGDVKKLQDAGIYTCNGLMMHTKKNLTGIKGLSEAKVDKICEAAEKLVNFGYITGSDVLLKRKSVIRITTGSQALDELLGGGIETSSITEAFGEFRSGKTQLAHTLCVSTQLPTSMRGGNGKVAYIDTEGTFRPDRIVPIAERFGMDPAAVLDNIIYARAYTYEHQYNLLLGLAAKMSEEPFRLLVXDSVIALFRVDFSGRGELAERQQRLAQMLSRLVKIAEEFNVAVYMTNQVIADPGGGVFVTDPKKPAGGHVLAHAATIRLMFRKGKGEQRVCKVFDAPNLPEAEAVFQITPGGIADAKD from the exons ATGCTCGCAGCTATAACGAACTTCTCACTCTCATTTCCCGCCCTCTATATATATTGGGACCTTCACTTGTTCGATAAAAGATTCAAAATCTCTCACACAGTTCTCTCTCTCAGGAACATTCAAATTTCCCCTCCGAAGATCTCTTTCCTTCACCAAACCAAAATGCTTGCTGCGCTCAA aGCTGAAGAATCTAGCGGCCAGTTGCAGCTCGTGGAACGCGAAGACGAAGACGATGATGACCTCTTCGAAGCCATCGATAAAC TGATCTCTCAAGGAATCAATGCTGGAGATGTGAAGAAGCTTCAGGACGCAGGgatctatacttgcaatgggTTGATGATGCACACAAAGAAG AACTTGACTGGAATCAAAGGCTTATCTGAGGCTAAGGTCGATAAGATCTGTGAAGCCGCTGAGAAGCTTGTG AATTTTGGTTATATTACTGGAAGTGATGTGCTGCTCAAA AGAAAATCTGTGATCCGAATTACAACAGGAAGCCAAGCGCTTGATGAATTACTAGGAG gcgGAATCGAGACATCGTCAATTACGGAAGCATTTGGAGAATTCCG TTCTGGAAAAACGCAGCTTGCACATACTCTCTGCGTTTCAACTCAG CTTCCAACAAGTATGCGGGGAGGCAATGGAAAAGTTGCTTACATTGACACAGAAGGAACTTT CCGACCTGACCGAATTGTCCCGATAGCTGAGAGATTTGGCATGGATCCTGCCGCTGTTCTGGACAAT ATTATATATGCTCGTGCCTACACTTACGAGCATCAGTATAACCTTCTCCTTGGTTTGGCTGCTAAAATGTCCGAAGAACCATTCAGACTTCTGGTA NNGGATTCAGTCATTGCTCTGTTTCGGGTGGACTTTTCAGGAAGAGGAGAGCTAGCAGAGCGCCAG CAAAGACTGGCACAGATGCTTTCTCGATTAGTAAAGATAGCTGAGGAATTCAATGTTGCAGTTTATATGACAAATCAAG TTATAGCCGATCCCGGAGGTGGGGTGTTTGTAACTGATCCGAAAAAACCAGCCGGTGGGCATGTGCTGGCCCATGCAGCCACAATAAGGCTGATGTTCAGGAAAGGGAAAGGGGAACAGCGCGTTTGCAAAGTGTTTGACGCCCCAAACCTTCCAGAGGCAGAAGCG GTCTTCCAGATAACACCAGGAGGCATTGCAGACGCAAAGGATTAG
- the LOC107617151 gene encoding AUGMIN subunit 2-like: MSTESSDSNWVGRKSPRRTGGMSDALSIAADLGFSVWPLTPTQSLQISSPTTPEKGQDLIRVLRELSSAQRKIADLQVELQARKDDKNVAHLTHVIEMEKKIETLARITAILKDVIQKKDRIIARLQQPYSLHCIHVEAEYQKEFSELLMKAASDYGDLTASVTDLQWSRNFKDPPSVWGEMLRPIPVALACCTRFFEGMCATRESFAALQKLRVDHFDSPQRLPGISSDCLTPPQWKSEANFDDLAADTNEEN, translated from the exons ATGTCGACGGAGAGCAGTGATTCGAACTGGGTAGGAAGGAAGTCCCCTAGACGCACCGGTGGCATGTCCGACGCTCTCTCCATTGCCGCCGATCTTGGTTTCTCCGTCTGGCCTCTCACACCCACCCAATCCCTTCAGATTTCGTCCCCTACTACACCCGAAAAGGGCCAAGACCTCATCCGAGTTTTGAGAGAACTCTCCTCCGCCCAACGCAAAATCGCTGATTTGCAAGTCGAGCTTCAAGCCCGAAAG GACGATAAGAATGTTGCACATTTGACTCATGTAATCGAAATGGAGAAGAAGATTGAGACTTTAGCAAGGATTACTGCTATACTCAAAGATGTTATACAGAAGAAG GATCGCATTATAGCTCGTCTGCAGCAGCCATATTCCCttcattgcattcatgtagaagCTGAATATCAG AAAGAGTTTTCTGAGCTGCTGATGAAGGCAGCTAGTGATTATGGTGACTTGACAGCATCAGTGACAGATTTACAATGGAGTCGGAATTTCAAGGACCCTCCTTCAGTCTGGGGA GAAATGCTTCGACCGATACCTGTAGCTTTGGCATGTTGCACTCGGTTCTTTGAAGGCATGTGTGCCACAAGAGAGTCATTTGCTGCACTTCAAAAACTGAGAGTTGATCATTTTGATTCCCCTCAAAGACTGCCAGGAATTTCTTCTGATTGTCTAACTCCACCTCAGTGGAAATCCGAAGCTAACTTTGATGACTTAGCTGCTGACACCAACGAGGAGAACTAG
- the LOC107617150 gene encoding uncharacterized protein LOC107617150 — protein MQLLNSDEPASETRSHPEKPQEESSSPATDSSDSTTDEGVALDVSGKSLEFSAAEEETAEDSAAESLYLYRNVYSLVPKWVGALARLKTLKFFGNEVNLFAPEFRGMTALECLQMKISSPGIGGLPLHKLNGLKELELSRGPPRPSAFPLLAEIAALKRLTKLSICHFSIRYLPPEIGCLKNLEYLDLSFNKLKTLPSEISCLNSLITMKVANNKLVELPSTMTSLTRLESLDLSNNRLTSLGSIELGSMCRLQLLNLQYNKLLSVFHIPSWICCKLEGNDESGCNDDCSSSSVEMDVYESSQQENDRTISNGAHNTSSSTLTSTSSSSRCFSARKSGKRWKRRFYLQQKARQERLNNSRKWKVVDQDQLLSNNIQIISESGNIAAASCKETVSDHVNLDDNGKRIFSEKEVNDNLSGSNKDEVILEKQFSSDNCHTAECKDERDASLNGPGEQDEQSLEILKCSSTKRYSDRHLDNPKPCKFRKPIVDASILACKYSKFSICGFEDHLSDGFYDAGRDRPFMPLESYEQNQCLDSREVILLDRKRDEELDAILLSAQALVTNLKKLNGLNTRGMHAVVDSLQTASLLALFVSDHFGGSDRGAMVERTRKSVSGSNYNKPFVCTCSAGSSTSMTSSKKPAVNTIEDITLSRISEQCIDSIKKRRSSIIVPIGSVQYGVCRHRALLLKYLCDHMVPAVPCELVRGYLDFSPHAWNIILIKRGDTWVRMLVDACRPHDIREEKDPEYFCRYVPLSRATIPLSSRGSHGPDCLFPSLSTCDELKKKASTTLVPCKIGSVEAAAKVRTLDVQGSSAAEIRNFDYNCLGEVRILGSLKHPCIVEMYGHEISCQWTSTADGKPHNRILRSAIFMEYVDGGSLKNYLEKLSEAGEKHVPMELALYIARDVSCALSELHSKHIIHRDIKSENILFDLDRKTDDGTPTVKLCDFDSAVPLRSRMHACCIAHMGTPPPCVCVGTPRWMAPEVMRTMYEERAYGLEADIWSFGCLLLEILTLQIPYYGVPDSDIHDSLQMGKRPRLIDELEALSSMSEPSVIQSGEDLEKSDAEADLLKFLVGLFHRCMEENPAERPTAKEIHEMLLARTGRLQAQDDRKI, from the exons ATGCAGCTCCTCAACTCCGATGAACCCGCCTCCGAAACCCGCAGCCATCCCGAGAAACCCCAAGAAGAATCCAGTTCCCCCGCGACCGATTCATCGGACTCCACAACCGACGAAGGCGTGGCCCTCGACGTTTCCGGGAAGAGCCTGGAGTTTTCGGCGGCGGAGGAGGAGACCGCGGAGGACTCCGCTGCGGAGAGCTTGTACCTCTACAGGAACGTTTACAGCTTGGTTCCGAAGTGGGTGGGTGCTCTGGCGCGGTTGAAGACGCTGAAGTTCTTTGGGAACGAGGTGAACTTGTTCGCTCCGGAGTTCAGGGGAATGACGGCACTGGAGTGCTTGCAAATGAAGATTTCTTCGCCTGGGATCGGTGGGTTGCCGCTTCACAAGCTGAATGGGTTGAAGGAGCTCGAGCTCTCCAGAGGGCCACCAAGGCCTTCGGCTTTTCCATTGTTGGCCGAGATTGCTGCCCTTAAGCGATTGACTAAGCTTTCTATTTGTCATTTTTCTATCAg GTATCTACCTCCGGAAATTGGATGCTTAAAGAATCTGGAGTATCTTGACCTTTCATTCAATAAATTGAAGACATTGCCGTCAGAGATCAGTTGCTTGAATAGCTTAATAACCATGAAAGTTGCGAATAATAAGTTAGTGGAGCTACCGTCCACAATGACCTCTCTTACAAGGTTGGAGAGTTTGGACCTTTCAAATAATAGGTTGACTTCGTTAGGCTCTATTGAACTTGGTTCCATGTGTAGGCTTCAGCTCTTAAATCTTCAG TACAACAAGCTGCTCAGCGTTTTTCACATTCCTTCATGGATATGCTGTAAACTGGAAGGAAATGATGAAAGTGGGTGTAACGATGATTGTAGCAGTTCTTCTGTTGAAATGGATGTCTATGAAAGCAGTCAACAGGAAAATGATCGAACAATTTCTAATG GTGCTCATAATACCTCATCAAGCACATTAACTAGTACCTCATCTAGCAGTAGATGTTTCTCAGCCCGGAAGTCAGGTAAAAGGTGGAAGCGGCGGTTTTATTTACAGCAAAAAGCTCGTCAAGAGCGCCTGAATAACAGCAGGAAGTGGAAAGTTGTAGATCAAGATCAGTTATTGAGCAATAATATTCAAATAATTTCTGAGTCTGGAAACATTGCTGCTGCAAGCTGCAAAGAAACTGTATCAGACCATGTGAATCTGGATGATAATGGGAAAAGAATATTCTCTGAAAAAGAAGTAAATGATAATTTAAGTGGTAGTAATAAGGATGAAGTAATATTAGAAAAGCAATTTTCTAGTGACAATTGCCATACTGCTGAATGTAAAGATGAAAGAGATGCATCCTTAAATGGACCTGGTGAACAGGATGAACAATCTTTGGAGATTTTGAAGTGTTCTTCTACAAAGAGGTATTCAGATCGGCATCTTGACAATCCTAAACCATGCAAGTTTAGAAAACCAATTGTTGATGCCTCAATATTGGCGTGCAAGTACAGTAAGTTCTCAATTTGTGGCTTTGAAGACCATCTGTCGGATGGGTTTTATGATGCAGGACGTGATCGGCCATTTATGCCTCTTGAGAGTTATGAGCAGAATCAGTGCCTTGATTCTCGTGAGGTCATCCTACTAGACAG AAAAAGGGACGAAGAGTTGGATGCTATATTGCTCTCTGCTCAGGCACTGGTCACAAATTTGAAAAAGTTAAATGGTTTAAATACACGTGGGATGCATGCCGTAGTTGATAGCTTGCAGACAGCTTCACTGCTTGCACTCTTTGTATCGGACCATTTTGGTGGCAGCGATAGAGGTGCTATGGTAGAAAGAACACGGAAATCTGTGTCAGGTTCAAACTATAATAAGCCTTTTGTTTGTACGTGCTCAGCTGGAAGCAGCACCAGTATGACTTCTTCTAAAAAACCTGCTGTAAACACCATAGAAGATATCACTCTTTCTAGAATCTCTGAACAATGTATCGATTCTATTAAAAAAAGACGAAGTTCAATCATAGTCCCTATTGGTTCTGTGCAGTATGGTGTATGTAGACATAGAGCTCTGCTTTTGAAG TATTTATGCGATCATATGGTGCCAGCAGTGCCTTGTGAGCTTGTCAGGGGGTACTTGGACTTTTCCCCACATGCATGGAATATCATTCTGATTAAGAGGGGTGATACATGGGTCCGAATGCTGGTTGATGCTTGTCGACCCCATGACATAAGAGAAGAGAAGGATCCTGAATACTTCTGCAG GTATGTACCTCTTAGTCGAGCCACGATCCCCCTTTCTTCTCGTGGAAGTCATGGTCCTGATTGTTTGTTTCCATCTCTCTCTACTTGTGATGAACTTAAGAAAAAAGCTTCCACTACTTTAGTTCCGTGCAAAATTGGGTCAGTTGAGGCTGCAGCAAAG GTACGTACTTTGGACGTGCAGGGAAGTTCAGCAGCCGAAATTAGAAATTTTGATTATAATTGTTTGGGAGAAGTTAGAATTCTAGGTTCTTTAAAACATCCCTGCATAGTGGAAATGTATGGACACGAAATATCGTGCCAATGGACTTCCACAGCTGATGGCAAGCCTCACAATCGCATATTAAGATCTGCAATTTTTATGGAGTATGTTGATGGCGGCTCCTTGAAA AATTATTTGGAAAAGCTATCAGAAGCTGGTGAAAAGCATGTCCCTATGGAGTTGGCGTTGTATATCGCCAGAGATGTCTCCTGTGCCTTGTCAGAGCTGCACTCAAAGCACATAATTCATCGGGACATTAAAAGTGAAAACATCCTGTTTGATTTGGATAGAAAGACTGATGATGGAACTCCCACTGTGAAGTTGTGTGATTTTGACAGTGCAGTGCCACTAAGATCACGTATGCATGCTTGCTGTATTGCACATATGGGAACTCCACCTCCTTGTGTATGTGTTGGAACACCACGGTGGATGGCTCCAGAAGTTATGCGGACTATGTATGAAGAACGCGCTTATGGATTG GAAGCTGATATTTGGTCATTTGGATGTTTACTTTTGGAGATACTGACTCTGCAAATTCCATATTATGGAGTGCCTGATTCAGACATCCATGACAGTCTGCAG ATGGGTAAGCGGCCACGATTAATAGATGAACTGGAGGCATTGAGTTCAATGAGTGAACCCTCAGTAATTCAATCTGGTGAAGACCTGGAAAAATCAGATGCAGAGGCAGACTTGCTGAAATTCCTTGTTGGGTTGTTTCATAGATGCATGGAAGAAAATCCTGCAGAGCGTCCTACAGCTAAAGAAATCCATGAAATGCTACTTGCACGCACAGGCCGTTTACAAGCACAAGATGATAGGAAGATTTAG